One genomic segment of Catalinimonas alkaloidigena includes these proteins:
- the rplJ gene encoding 50S ribosomal protein L10 → MTREEKGVLIEELAEKLKNTSHFYIADTGGLTVAEVNNFREMCYKRGVEYRIVKNTLIKKALEKLDTDYAPFDEALKGTSGIMFSPEVSNAPAKIIKEYKKKDKELTKPAFKAASIDSDLFIGAEHLDMLSSLKSKEELIGEIITLLQSPATNVISALQSGKHKLAGIVKTLSEREG, encoded by the coding sequence ATGACTAGAGAAGAAAAAGGTGTCCTGATAGAAGAATTAGCTGAAAAGTTAAAAAACACAAGCCATTTTTACATTGCTGATACCGGAGGCCTAACTGTTGCTGAGGTAAATAACTTTCGTGAAATGTGCTATAAAAGAGGTGTTGAGTACAGAATTGTAAAAAACACCCTGATCAAAAAGGCGCTGGAGAAACTAGATACAGATTACGCTCCTTTTGACGAAGCGTTAAAAGGTACTTCAGGGATTATGTTTTCTCCTGAAGTTAGTAATGCTCCGGCCAAAATAATTAAAGAATATAAAAAGAAAGATAAAGAGCTTACAAAGCCTGCTTTCAAAGCCGCTTCTATAGATAGCGATTTATTTATAGGAGCTGAGCATTTGGATATGTTAAGCTCATTGAAGTCCAAAGAGGAACTTATTGGTGAGATTATCACTTTATTACAATCTCCTGCAACCAATGTTATCTCTGCGCTTCAGAGTGGAAAGCATAAACTGGCGGGGATTGTAAAAACATTGTCCGAAAGAGAAGGATAG
- the secE gene encoding preprotein translocase subunit SecE gives MNNLVEFVKASYDEMKNKVTWPNYSSLQRSSVLVLIASLIFALLIGLIDLGFENTMTWFYNAF, from the coding sequence ATGAATAATTTAGTTGAGTTTGTCAAAGCTTCCTATGATGAGATGAAGAATAAGGTGACATGGCCGAATTATTCGTCATTGCAAAGAAGCTCTGTCTTAGTGTTGATCGCTTCCTTGATATTCGCCTTATTGATAGGTTTAATTGATCTGGGCTTTGAGAACACGATGACTTGGTTTTATAACGCGTTTTAA
- the rplL gene encoding 50S ribosomal protein L7/L12, translated as MADLKDFAEQLVNLTVKEVNELATILKEEYGIEPAAAAAPVAVAGGGGDAAAEEEKTSFDVVLKSPGGSKLAVVKLVKELTGLGLKEAKELVDSAPKEIKEGVSKDEAEGLKKQLEEAGAEVELK; from the coding sequence ATGGCAGACTTGAAAGATTTCGCAGAACAGCTGGTTAACCTTACAGTTAAGGAAGTTAACGAACTTGCTACCATCCTAAAAGAGGAATATGGCATTGAGCCAGCTGCAGCCGCTGCTCCTGTTGCTGTTGCAGGTGGAGGTGGTGATGCTGCTGCCGAGGAAGAAAAGACTTCATTTGACGTAGTGCTGAAGTCACCTGGCGGTTCTAAACTAGCAGTTGTGAAACTTGTTAAAGAATTAACTGGTTTAGGTCTTAAAGAAGCAAAAGAACTTGTAGACAGTGCACCTAAAGAAATTAAAGAAGGTGTAAGTAAGGACGAAGCTGAAGGACTAAAAAAGCAGCTTGAAGAAGCTGGTGCAGAAGTAGAACTCAAGTAA
- the rplK gene encoding 50S ribosomal protein L11 produces MAKEIVGFLKLQIRGGQANPSPPVGPALGSKGLNIMEFCKQFNGRTQDKQGQVLPVVVTIFSDKSFDFVIKTPPAAVMLLEAAKQKKGSSEPNRSKVGSVSWDQVKEIAETKMPDLNAFKVESAMKMVAGTAKSMGITVKGKAPWDN; encoded by the coding sequence ATGGCTAAGGAAATAGTTGGATTTTTAAAGTTACAAATAAGGGGTGGGCAAGCTAACCCTTCACCTCCGGTAGGTCCGGCGCTTGGTAGTAAAGGCTTGAATATCATGGAGTTCTGCAAGCAATTTAACGGTAGAACTCAAGACAAACAGGGACAGGTATTACCAGTGGTAGTGACCATATTCTCTGACAAGTCTTTTGACTTCGTGATCAAAACGCCTCCGGCGGCAGTTATGCTTCTGGAAGCTGCTAAGCAGAAAAAAGGATCTTCCGAGCCCAACCGTAGTAAAGTGGGTTCAGTAAGTTGGGATCAGGTCAAGGAAATAGCTGAAACCAAAATGCCTGACCTTAACGCATTCAAAGTTGAGTCAGCCATGAAAATGGTTGCGGGTACCGCGAAGAGTATGGGTATCACAGTAAAAGGTAAAGCTCCCTGGGATAATTAA
- the rplA gene encoding 50S ribosomal protein L1, with protein MAKLSKKKADILKKYDFTKSYSLEEASSMVKDITTTSFDASVDLDVNLGVDPRKADQMVRGVVALPHGTGKEVKVLVLCTPDKEEEAKEAGADYVGLDDYIQKIEGGWTDVDVIITMPTVMAKVGRLGRVLGPRGLMPNPKAGTVTMDIGKAVQEVKGGKIDFKVDKFGIIHTSVGKASFDAQRIAENANEVIQTLSRLKPASTKGTYIKGIYLSSTMSKGIQIDKNSIAGL; from the coding sequence ATGGCTAAGTTATCTAAAAAGAAAGCAGATATTTTAAAGAAATATGATTTCACCAAGTCATATTCTCTGGAAGAAGCATCTTCAATGGTAAAAGATATTACCACTACAAGTTTTGATGCCTCTGTAGATTTGGATGTTAATCTGGGAGTTGATCCTCGTAAAGCGGACCAAATGGTTAGAGGTGTTGTAGCTTTACCTCATGGAACGGGTAAAGAAGTGAAAGTATTGGTCCTTTGTACACCAGACAAAGAAGAGGAAGCTAAAGAAGCAGGTGCAGACTATGTGGGGCTGGACGATTATATCCAGAAGATTGAGGGTGGATGGACAGATGTAGATGTAATCATCACCATGCCTACGGTAATGGCTAAAGTAGGTCGTCTGGGTAGAGTGCTAGGACCTCGCGGACTAATGCCCAATCCTAAAGCGGGTACAGTTACCATGGATATTGGTAAAGCAGTACAGGAAGTAAAGGGTGGTAAGATTGATTTCAAAGTAGATAAATTCGGTATCATTCATACCAGCGTAGGAAAGGCTTCTTTTGACGCTCAGAGAATTGCTGAAAATGCTAATGAAGTTATTCAGACATTAAGCAGACTTAAGCCTGCTTCCACCAAAGGAACATACATAAAAGGAATTTACTTGTCTAGTACGATGAGTAAAGGAATCCAAATTGATAAAAACAGTATAGCTGGATTATAA
- the rpoB gene encoding DNA-directed RNA polymerase subunit beta, translating into MANLYKPTERVNFASIKTVLDYPDFLDVQVKSFKDFLQIETPAERRSNEGLFKVFSENFPISDSRENFVLEFIDYVIDPPKYSVDESIDRGLTFSVPLKAKLRLSCNDEDNEDFETIEQEVFLGNIPYMTEKGSFIINGAERVIVSQLHRSPGVFFAQSKHTNGTKLYSARIIPFKGSWIEFATDVNGVMYAYIDRKKKFPVTTLLRAIGYGSDKDILDLFGLSEEVKAEEKSLKQYVGRKLAARVLRTWTEDFVDEDTGEVVSIDRNEVLLERDSVLSEEDIDTILESGTDSIILHREDVNITDYSIIYNTLQKDNSNSEKEAVEQIYRQLRNTEAPDEQTARDIIQSLFFSDKRYDLGEVGRYRINKKLNLEIDSDVRVLTTEDIIKIVKYLIGLINSRAVVDDIDHLSNRRVRTVGEQLYSQFGVGLARMARTIKERMNVRDNEDFKPVDLINARTLSSVINSFFGTNQLSQFMDQTNPLAEVTHKRRMSALGPGGLSRERAGFEVRDVHYTHYGRLCTIETPEGPNIGLISSLCVHAKVNHMGFIETPYRKVEEGKVDMSGNVLYLTAEEEDTHNIAQANAPLETNGKFINETVKARYEGDFPVVEPGNVSYMDVAPNQIVSVAASMIPFLEHDDANRALMGSNMQRQAVPLLKPEAPIVGTGLEARVALDSRSLILAEENGEVEYVDGQKIVMRYDLTDEQRLISFDGDLKTYNLTKFRRTNQDTCVNLKPIVLKGERVKKGQPLCEGYATENGELALGRNMMVAFMPWQGYNFEDAIVISEKVVRDDIFTSLHIEEFELEVRDTKRGEEELTSEIPNVSEEAVKNLDENGIIRVGADVKEGDILIGKITPKGETDPTPEEKLLRAIFGDKAGDVKDASLKASPSLRGVVIDTKLFSRPKKDKELRAKAKKEVENLKVKYKKDLLGIRATMINKLVGLLEGKSSQGVKHKFGDEIISKGMKFSRANIENNLFPEKNIYRDESNYNVPEEANLISDLIIENWTEDDHINHLVFEMVKNYNQTRNELTAHFKRERFTLEVGDELPAGIVQLAKVYVAKKRKLKVGDKMAGRHGNKGVVAKIVREEDMPFMADGTPVDIVLNPLGVPSRMNLGQIYETVLGWAGLKLGRKYSTPIFDGATLDDVAKELKDAGLPDFGRAELYDGLSGEKFDQKVTVGVIYMLKLGHLVDDKMHARSIGPYSLITQQPLGGKAQFGGQRFGEMEVWALEAFGASHVLQEILTVKSDDVVGRAKAYEAIVKGENLPKPNIPESFNVLVHELRGLALEITLD; encoded by the coding sequence TTGGCTAATTTATATAAACCCACTGAGCGCGTCAATTTTGCTTCCATAAAAACTGTACTTGACTATCCCGATTTTCTGGATGTTCAAGTAAAGTCATTTAAGGATTTTCTGCAAATTGAGACGCCCGCTGAAAGAAGAAGTAATGAGGGGCTGTTCAAAGTTTTCTCTGAGAACTTCCCGATTTCAGATTCTCGCGAAAACTTTGTTTTGGAATTCATTGATTATGTCATTGACCCTCCTAAATATTCTGTTGATGAGAGTATTGATAGAGGTTTGACCTTCTCTGTTCCATTGAAAGCAAAGCTTCGTCTTTCTTGTAATGATGAAGATAATGAAGATTTTGAAACCATAGAGCAGGAAGTTTTCCTAGGAAATATTCCCTACATGACCGAAAAAGGCTCTTTCATTATCAATGGTGCTGAAAGAGTGATCGTATCACAACTACACAGGTCTCCCGGGGTATTTTTTGCTCAGAGTAAACATACGAATGGTACAAAACTTTACTCCGCCAGAATTATTCCTTTCAAAGGGTCCTGGATAGAGTTTGCAACTGATGTAAACGGAGTAATGTATGCTTACATCGATAGAAAGAAAAAGTTTCCGGTTACTACCCTTCTGCGTGCCATAGGCTATGGTAGTGACAAGGATATCTTAGACTTGTTCGGACTATCTGAAGAAGTAAAAGCTGAAGAAAAAAGTCTCAAGCAATATGTCGGAAGAAAGCTAGCCGCGCGGGTACTTAGAACATGGACAGAAGACTTTGTTGACGAAGATACAGGGGAAGTGGTGTCTATTGACAGGAATGAGGTGCTGCTAGAAAGAGATTCGGTATTGTCCGAGGAAGATATAGATACTATTCTAGAGTCAGGTACTGATTCCATCATTCTTCACCGTGAAGATGTGAATATTACTGACTATTCTATCATTTACAATACCCTTCAGAAAGACAATTCTAACTCTGAGAAAGAAGCTGTTGAGCAGATTTACCGTCAGCTTAGAAATACTGAAGCTCCTGATGAACAGACTGCACGCGATATTATTCAGAGCTTGTTTTTCAGTGATAAACGTTATGACCTTGGTGAAGTAGGGCGTTACAGAATCAACAAAAAGCTGAATCTGGAAATAGATTCAGATGTGCGCGTGCTGACCACTGAAGACATCATCAAGATTGTGAAATATCTTATTGGTCTCATCAATTCTCGTGCGGTAGTGGATGATATTGACCACTTAAGCAACAGAAGGGTAAGAACAGTAGGAGAGCAGCTTTACAGTCAGTTTGGTGTAGGTCTTGCTCGTATGGCGCGTACCATTAAAGAAAGAATGAATGTGCGTGACAATGAGGATTTCAAGCCAGTGGACTTGATCAACGCCCGTACCTTGTCTTCGGTAATCAACTCATTTTTCGGAACCAACCAGCTTTCTCAGTTTATGGATCAAACCAATCCATTGGCTGAAGTAACCCATAAGCGTCGTATGTCGGCATTAGGGCCTGGTGGTTTATCCAGAGAAAGAGCCGGTTTTGAGGTAAGGGACGTTCATTATACTCACTACGGTAGATTGTGTACAATTGAAACTCCTGAAGGACCAAACATTGGTCTGATTTCTTCACTTTGCGTACACGCTAAAGTGAACCATATGGGATTCATAGAAACTCCTTATCGGAAAGTAGAAGAAGGTAAGGTAGACATGAGTGGTAATGTGCTTTATCTGACGGCTGAAGAAGAGGATACGCATAATATCGCTCAGGCAAACGCTCCGCTAGAAACAAATGGTAAATTCATAAACGAAACTGTAAAGGCTCGTTATGAAGGCGACTTTCCAGTAGTAGAACCAGGCAATGTTTCATATATGGACGTTGCTCCTAACCAGATTGTATCGGTTGCGGCTTCTATGATTCCATTTTTGGAGCATGATGATGCCAACCGTGCATTGATGGGGTCCAACATGCAGCGTCAGGCAGTACCATTGTTGAAGCCTGAAGCGCCTATCGTAGGGACAGGGCTTGAAGCAAGAGTAGCATTAGATTCTCGTTCACTAATATTAGCAGAAGAGAATGGTGAGGTTGAATATGTTGACGGACAAAAGATTGTAATGCGTTATGACCTTACTGATGAACAAAGGTTGATCAGCTTTGACGGGGATCTTAAAACGTATAATCTGACCAAGTTCCGTAGAACAAATCAGGACACCTGCGTCAATCTTAAGCCCATTGTATTGAAAGGTGAGAGAGTGAAAAAAGGGCAGCCTCTTTGTGAAGGTTATGCAACTGAAAATGGTGAACTTGCCCTAGGAAGAAATATGATGGTAGCCTTTATGCCTTGGCAAGGGTATAACTTTGAGGATGCTATCGTAATTTCTGAAAAAGTAGTAAGAGACGACATCTTTACTTCTCTTCACATTGAAGAGTTTGAACTGGAAGTGAGAGATACCAAAAGAGGTGAAGAAGAACTGACTTCTGAAATCCCCAACGTGAGCGAAGAGGCAGTAAAGAACCTTGATGAGAATGGTATCATCCGTGTAGGCGCAGATGTGAAAGAAGGTGATATCCTGATTGGAAAAATTACTCCTAAAGGTGAAACTGACCCTACTCCTGAAGAAAAGCTTTTAAGAGCTATATTCGGCGATAAGGCTGGTGATGTTAAAGACGCTTCTCTGAAAGCCTCTCCTTCACTTCGCGGAGTAGTTATTGATACCAAACTTTTCTCTCGCCCTAAAAAAGATAAAGAACTTCGGGCCAAGGCGAAAAAAGAAGTAGAGAACCTTAAGGTAAAATATAAGAAAGACCTGCTAGGCATAAGAGCTACCATGATTAATAAATTGGTAGGTCTTCTGGAAGGTAAATCTTCTCAGGGTGTGAAACATAAATTTGGAGATGAAATTATATCCAAAGGGATGAAGTTCTCCAGAGCGAATATCGAGAATAATCTGTTCCCTGAAAAGAATATCTACAGAGACGAAAGCAACTATAACGTACCTGAAGAAGCGAATCTGATTTCGGATTTAATCATTGAAAACTGGACTGAGGATGATCATATAAATCATCTAGTTTTTGAGATGGTTAAAAATTACAACCAGACTCGTAATGAGCTTACTGCTCATTTCAAGCGTGAACGCTTTACTTTAGAAGTCGGTGATGAACTTCCGGCAGGAATTGTTCAGCTAGCTAAAGTATACGTTGCTAAAAAGCGTAAGCTGAAAGTAGGAGATAAAATGGCGGGTCGTCACGGAAACAAAGGTGTTGTAGCCAAAATCGTACGTGAAGAAGATATGCCATTTATGGCCGACGGTACTCCGGTTGACATTGTACTTAACCCATTAGGTGTGCCCTCTCGTATGAACCTGGGTCAGATCTATGAGACTGTATTAGGTTGGGCTGGATTGAAGCTGGGTAGAAAGTACAGTACACCAATCTTTGACGGAGCCACACTAGATGATGTGGCCAAAGAACTCAAAGATGCAGGGCTTCCTGATTTTGGTCGTGCGGAACTATACGATGGCTTATCTGGCGAAAAATTTGACCAGAAAGTAACTGTCGGTGTTATCTACATGTTGAAATTAGGACACTTGGTGGATGATAAAATGCATGCGCGTTCTATCGGCCCCTACTCTCTCATCACCCAGCAGCCACTCGGTGGTAAAGCTCAGTTTGGTGGACAGCGTTTTGGAGAGATGGAAGTATGGGCATTAGAAGCTTTCGGAGCTTCACACGTTCTCCAAGAAATCCTTACTGTCAAGTCTGATGATGTGGTGGGTAGAGCTAAGGCTTATGAAGCCATTGTGAAAGGTGAAAACCTACCTAAGCCTAACATTCCTGAGTCATTTAATGTACTTGTACATGAGCTCAGAGGTTTGGCACTTGAAATTACACTTGACTAA
- the nusG gene encoding transcription termination/antitermination protein NusG produces MGDFKWYVVRAISGKERKVKEYLEKEIAINNLGEYIPQVLIPSEKVMEMRNGKKRVRERNFFPGYIMISADLQKANVYDTITNIPNVIGFLGSNEKGADKTPIPLRPSEVNRILGKVEDTDEDEVKLETPYMVGEEVKVMDGPFSGFIGNIEEVFEERKKLKVMVKIFGRNTPVELNYMQVEKLDNSSNNG; encoded by the coding sequence ATGGGTGACTTCAAGTGGTATGTGGTTAGGGCTATTAGTGGAAAGGAAAGGAAGGTAAAGGAGTACCTGGAGAAGGAAATTGCCATTAACAATCTGGGGGAATATATTCCTCAGGTGCTAATTCCATCTGAAAAAGTGATGGAGATGAGAAATGGTAAGAAAAGAGTGAGAGAGAGAAACTTTTTTCCTGGATACATCATGATTTCTGCAGATCTGCAGAAAGCAAATGTGTATGATACCATCACCAATATCCCAAATGTGATCGGTTTTTTGGGCTCTAATGAAAAAGGAGCAGACAAAACGCCTATCCCGCTGCGCCCCAGTGAAGTTAACAGAATACTCGGCAAAGTTGAAGATACGGATGAGGATGAAGTAAAACTGGAGACACCGTATATGGTAGGCGAAGAAGTGAAGGTAATGGATGGTCCTTTCAGTGGGTTTATCGGTAACATAGAGGAAGTGTTTGAAGAGCGGAAAAAGCTGAAAGTGATGGTCAAAATCTTTGGTAGAAATACGCCTGTGGAACTTAATTACATGCAAGTAGAGAAATTAGATAATAGTAGCAACAATGGCTAA